One stretch of Roseimicrobium sp. ORNL1 DNA includes these proteins:
- the dapF gene encoding diaminopimelate epimerase: MATTLKFWKMNGAGNDFVMLDNRTQSVQIDNATIARLCDRHRGVGADGLLLVEPPTDGGDFKMRYHNADGGEAEMCGNGARCFARYVNRLHDDKLGGLKFETLAGMISADYLGDQVRINMSPPHSLKLNQTLPVEGAELTVHSVNTGVPHAVVFVQDLENTNVRGLGAGLRYHTAFAPKGTNANFVKVTGPNSISIRTYERGVEDETLACGTGMVACALIAHELHGFTSPVSVLVRGGDTLQIGFEKTADGYQNVTLHGPADFVFEGTVEV, from the coding sequence ATGGCCACCACGCTCAAATTCTGGAAGATGAACGGCGCGGGCAATGACTTTGTCATGCTCGACAACCGCACTCAGTCCGTGCAAATCGACAACGCTACGATCGCCCGCCTGTGCGACCGGCATCGTGGCGTGGGTGCGGATGGCCTCCTGCTGGTGGAGCCCCCGACGGATGGCGGCGACTTCAAGATGCGCTACCACAACGCGGACGGCGGCGAGGCCGAGATGTGCGGCAATGGCGCGCGCTGCTTCGCCCGCTATGTGAACCGTCTGCATGACGACAAGCTCGGCGGCCTGAAGTTTGAAACGCTCGCGGGCATGATCTCCGCCGACTACCTCGGCGACCAGGTGCGCATCAACATGAGTCCGCCGCACAGCCTGAAGCTGAACCAGACCCTCCCCGTGGAAGGCGCGGAACTCACCGTCCACAGCGTGAATACCGGCGTGCCTCACGCGGTCGTCTTCGTGCAGGACCTCGAGAATACCAATGTGCGCGGCCTCGGCGCCGGCCTGCGATACCACACCGCCTTTGCCCCGAAGGGCACCAATGCGAATTTTGTGAAGGTCACCGGACCGAACAGCATCTCCATCCGCACGTATGAACGCGGCGTGGAGGATGAAACACTGGCCTGCGGCACTGGCATGGTGGCGTGCGCGCTGATTGCCCATGAGCTGCACGGCTTCACTTCGCCGGTGTCCGTGCTCGTGCGCGGCGGCGACACCTTGCAAATCGGGTTCGAGAAGACGGCGGATGGCTACCAGAACGTGACGCTTCACGGACCGGCGGACTTCGTCTTCGAAGGCACCGTGGAGGTTTAA
- the dapA gene encoding 4-hydroxy-tetrahydrodipicolinate synthase, whose amino-acid sequence MFAGTHTAIITPFRNGRLDEDALKKVIDYQFDGGVQGVVPCGTTGESPTLDYDEHDRVIQLTVGITRGRGLVIAGTGSNSTREAIEMTQEAEAAGANASLQVAPYYNKPTQEGLFRHFRDIAKNTSLPIMLYSIPGRCGIEIGIETVVRLAEECPNIRAIKEAGGNADRVSVLKQLLPENFEILSGDDSLTLPFMSVGGKGIVSVAGNLIPKEMSTMVQHALKGEWAEAQAIHAKFNPLFSMFLKLATNPIPIKTAMALKGLCDAELRLPMCEMSDAQVAELKATMVKLGIL is encoded by the coding sequence ATGTTCGCAGGTACCCATACCGCCATCATCACCCCTTTCCGCAACGGCCGACTGGATGAGGATGCGCTGAAAAAAGTCATCGACTACCAGTTCGATGGCGGCGTGCAGGGCGTGGTGCCGTGTGGCACGACCGGCGAGTCCCCCACCCTGGATTACGATGAGCATGACCGCGTGATTCAGCTCACCGTGGGCATCACCCGTGGTCGCGGCCTGGTGATTGCCGGTACCGGCAGCAACAGCACCCGTGAGGCGATTGAGATGACGCAGGAAGCCGAGGCCGCTGGCGCGAACGCCTCCCTGCAGGTCGCTCCGTATTACAACAAGCCCACACAAGAAGGTCTCTTCCGCCACTTCCGCGACATCGCGAAGAACACGAGCCTGCCCATCATGCTCTACAGCATCCCCGGACGCTGCGGCATTGAGATCGGCATCGAGACCGTGGTGCGCCTCGCCGAGGAGTGCCCGAACATCCGCGCCATCAAGGAAGCGGGTGGCAATGCCGACCGCGTGAGCGTGCTCAAGCAACTCCTGCCGGAGAATTTCGAAATCCTCTCCGGCGATGACTCCCTCACGCTTCCTTTCATGAGCGTGGGCGGCAAGGGCATCGTGAGCGTGGCGGGCAATCTGATTCCGAAGGAGATGAGCACCATGGTGCAGCACGCACTGAAGGGCGAGTGGGCCGAGGCCCAGGCTATCCATGCGAAGTTCAACCCGCTCTTCAGCATGTTCCTGAAGCTTGCGACGAACCCCATCCCCATCAAGACCGCCATGGCTCTCAAGGGCCTCTGCGACGCCGAACTCCGCCTCCCCATGTGCGAGATGAGCGACGCCCAGGTAGCCGAGCTGAAGGCCACGATGGTGAAGCTGGGAATCCTCTGA
- the dapB gene encoding 4-hydroxy-tetrahydrodipicolinate reductase yields MSLRILVTGAKGRMGQAVIRATEADPDTVVGAAVDVGDNLDEALAQCDAVIDFTSHHFSNELVAACVKHKKALIMGTTGHTEEERNTIREAAKTIPVVFAANFSVGVNTLFWLTRQAARILGEPFDLEVIEMHHRMKTDSPSGTARRLVEILCEESGVNYDKDTRHGRFGDVGARTKKEIGVHALRGGDVVGDHTVVFANIGERVELTHKASSRDTFAGGSVRAAKWLADKSAGIYDMQDVLGLK; encoded by the coding sequence ATGTCTCTTCGTATTCTCGTCACCGGCGCCAAGGGCCGCATGGGCCAGGCCGTCATCCGCGCTACGGAAGCGGATCCTGACACCGTGGTCGGCGCTGCTGTCGACGTGGGTGACAATCTCGATGAAGCGCTCGCCCAGTGCGATGCGGTCATTGACTTCACCTCACACCACTTCAGCAATGAACTCGTGGCTGCTTGTGTGAAGCACAAGAAGGCCCTCATCATGGGCACCACCGGCCATACGGAGGAAGAACGCAACACCATCCGCGAAGCCGCCAAGACCATCCCCGTCGTGTTCGCCGCGAACTTCAGCGTGGGTGTGAATACCCTCTTCTGGCTCACCCGCCAGGCTGCGCGCATCCTCGGCGAGCCCTTCGACCTTGAGGTGATTGAAATGCATCACCGCATGAAGACGGACTCCCCCAGCGGCACTGCCCGCCGCCTGGTGGAAATCCTCTGCGAGGAATCCGGCGTGAACTATGACAAGGACACGCGCCACGGACGCTTCGGTGACGTGGGCGCGCGCACGAAGAAGGAAATCGGCGTACACGCCCTCCGCGGCGGTGATGTCGTGGGTGACCACACGGTCGTCTTCGCAAACATCGGCGAGCGTGTCGAGCTCACCCACAAGGCCAGCAGCCGCGACACCTTCGCCGGTGGCAGCGTCCGCGCCGCCAAGTGGCTCGCCGACAAGAGCGCCGGCATTTATGACATGCAGGATGTTCTGGGACTGAAGTGA
- the folK gene encoding 2-amino-4-hydroxy-6-hydroxymethyldihydropteridine diphosphokinase, with translation MIYGIALGSNLGDRLHHLQEAVRQLRTVHPTLILRGAAAVYETDPVDCPEGSQSFLNTVVEVECALEPLELLREMRAVEVKLGRPAEHGHHAPRTVDLDMLYADDTVMEQPALILPHPRMTQRRFVLQPLAEIRPKLVLPNDSRSISQHLETLQSPEPPLRILQRDWLR, from the coding sequence ATGATCTACGGCATCGCCCTCGGCTCGAATCTCGGTGACCGCCTGCACCACCTGCAGGAGGCCGTGCGCCAGCTCCGCACGGTGCATCCCACCCTGATACTCCGCGGTGCCGCCGCAGTGTATGAGACGGACCCGGTGGATTGCCCGGAGGGTTCGCAGTCGTTCTTGAATACCGTGGTGGAAGTGGAGTGCGCCTTGGAACCACTGGAACTCCTTCGCGAGATGCGGGCTGTTGAAGTGAAGCTCGGCCGCCCTGCCGAGCACGGCCACCACGCCCCACGCACCGTGGACCTGGACATGCTCTACGCGGACGATACGGTGATGGAGCAACCGGCACTCATCCTCCCGCATCCAAGGATGACTCAGCGCCGCTTTGTGCTGCAACCGCTGGCGGAAATCCGGCCGAAACTCGTGCTACCAAACGACTCACGAAGCATCTCTCAGCATCTGGAGACCCTGCAAAGTCCCGAGCCCCCCTTGCGCATCCTACAGCGCGACTGGCTTCGATAG
- the panB gene encoding 3-methyl-2-oxobutanoate hydroxymethyltransferase, whose protein sequence is MHALTQQLRDRKASGEKLAVLTAYDYPTARLFDEAGVDLILVGDSLGMVMLGLPDTTGVTMNMMLHHAAAVRRGVKKATVIVDLPANTYGNPDHAVHNAERLVEAGADAVKLEGGVDMIESVRAITKAGIGYVGHIGMLPQSVLKEGGYKKKGRTEDGASRLVEDAIALEEAGASAIVLESIVPDVAARISASIKIPTIGIGAGSACDGQVLVYHDLVGLFPWFVPPFAVQEANLAMEITRSARKFIERVKGEH, encoded by the coding sequence GTGCACGCCCTCACCCAGCAACTCCGCGACCGCAAAGCCTCCGGCGAGAAGCTCGCCGTGCTCACCGCCTACGACTACCCCACCGCCCGCCTCTTCGATGAAGCTGGGGTGGATCTCATCCTCGTGGGTGATTCCCTCGGCATGGTGATGCTGGGCCTGCCTGACACCACGGGCGTGACCATGAACATGATGCTCCACCACGCGGCTGCCGTCCGTCGCGGTGTGAAAAAGGCCACCGTCATCGTGGACCTCCCCGCGAACACCTATGGCAATCCCGATCACGCCGTTCACAACGCCGAGCGTCTGGTGGAAGCCGGGGCGGATGCGGTGAAGCTCGAAGGCGGCGTGGACATGATCGAGTCCGTGCGCGCCATCACAAAGGCGGGAATCGGATATGTGGGGCACATCGGCATGCTTCCGCAGAGTGTGTTGAAGGAAGGCGGCTACAAGAAGAAGGGCCGTACCGAGGATGGAGCCAGTCGCCTGGTGGAGGATGCGATTGCACTGGAGGAAGCCGGGGCCTCCGCCATCGTGCTGGAGAGCATCGTCCCGGATGTCGCCGCGCGCATCAGTGCCAGCATCAAGATTCCGACCATTGGCATTGGTGCGGGCAGTGCGTGTGACGGGCAGGTGCTGGTGTATCACGACCTCGTTGGCCTGTTCCCTTGGTTTGTTCCCCCGTTTGCCGTGCAGGAGGCGAATCTGGCCATGGAGATCACGCGGTCGGCGAGGAAGTTTATCGAGAGGGTGAAGGGGGAACATTGA
- a CDS encoding DUF6496 domain-containing protein has product MPKQSTIKRARRDKKEGKAPSTQAGEFVREVIDDIREGKHGARSTKQAIAIGLSMARRAGVKLPPPEKGKASDKVRKQAKRELKRAEHGPVKPSPKRARASRRALEREGHSAASSAALSRHTKQAAKKRTAKDRSAAAKKAARTKGPAKRSAAAKKAARTRARG; this is encoded by the coding sequence ATGCCCAAGCAAAGCACCATCAAGCGAGCCCGCCGTGACAAAAAGGAAGGCAAAGCTCCATCCACGCAAGCTGGAGAATTTGTACGCGAAGTCATCGATGACATCCGCGAGGGCAAACACGGTGCGCGCTCCACGAAGCAGGCGATTGCGATCGGGCTCTCGATGGCACGTCGTGCTGGCGTGAAGCTGCCACCACCAGAGAAGGGCAAGGCCTCTGATAAGGTGAGGAAGCAAGCGAAGCGGGAACTTAAGCGGGCCGAACATGGGCCGGTGAAGCCCTCACCGAAGCGAGCGAGAGCGAGCAGACGGGCGTTGGAGCGGGAAGGTCATAGCGCTGCAAGTTCTGCTGCGTTGTCGCGACATACGAAGCAAGCGGCAAAGAAGCGCACTGCGAAGGACCGGTCTGCGGCGGCCAAGAAAGCTGCGAGAACGAAGGGGCCAGCGAAGCGCTCTGCTGCCGCAAAGAAGGCGGCTAGGACAAGGGCGAGGGGGTGA
- a CDS encoding ADP-ribosylglycohydrolase family protein codes for MKSSPDSIADRAAGCIVGAFIGDALGLGPHWYYDLNEQRKDYGPWIDGYTTPKQGRYHSGMAAGELSQTGIIMKLLLASVAERGTYDEADFTQRLDEELLPKLNGKPQGGPGGYTNHSFRQVWTARVRDQKPWREAAGNADTSEAAERISIIAARFATEPYLAAKYANECCLLSQNDSLVAQHSVGFGCVLAALIRGETFDESISDKLLDLVAAGELPFQADRAIAKPNQQKPTFGFASPDALLLPSWVAEAARDKDIRIEPAWKASIVYGMSCAINFVLPSAYYLAARFPDDFESAVLHAINGGGQNMSRACLTGALVGAQVGLSEIPQRFIDGLLDGKEIVAMAQKVAGR; via the coding sequence ATGAAATCCTCCCCAGACTCCATCGCCGATCGCGCCGCCGGTTGCATTGTAGGCGCATTCATTGGCGATGCCCTCGGACTCGGCCCGCATTGGTACTATGACTTGAATGAGCAACGAAAAGACTACGGCCCTTGGATCGATGGCTACACTACGCCAAAGCAGGGCAGGTATCACTCGGGCATGGCTGCGGGTGAGCTCTCGCAAACGGGCATCATCATGAAACTGTTGCTCGCCTCCGTGGCGGAGCGGGGCACGTATGATGAGGCGGACTTTACCCAGCGACTGGATGAGGAACTCCTCCCCAAGCTCAATGGCAAACCCCAAGGCGGTCCCGGTGGCTACACGAATCATTCCTTCCGCCAGGTCTGGACTGCGCGCGTACGCGACCAGAAACCCTGGCGCGAAGCCGCGGGAAATGCCGATACGTCAGAGGCAGCAGAGCGCATCAGCATCATCGCAGCACGTTTTGCTACAGAGCCTTATCTCGCCGCAAAGTATGCCAACGAATGCTGCCTGCTCAGTCAGAATGATTCCCTGGTGGCCCAGCACTCCGTCGGCTTTGGGTGCGTGCTGGCGGCGCTGATTCGCGGCGAAACATTCGATGAGAGTATCTCTGACAAACTGCTGGATCTCGTGGCTGCCGGTGAGCTCCCCTTCCAGGCGGATCGGGCCATTGCGAAGCCCAATCAACAAAAGCCCACGTTCGGCTTTGCCTCGCCAGATGCCCTGCTGCTCCCCTCATGGGTCGCAGAGGCGGCACGAGACAAGGACATCCGAATCGAGCCCGCGTGGAAGGCCTCCATCGTGTACGGCATGTCCTGCGCCATCAATTTCGTGCTGCCCTCCGCCTACTACCTTGCAGCACGTTTCCCCGATGACTTCGAAAGCGCCGTGCTCCACGCGATCAATGGCGGTGGTCAGAACATGTCCCGTGCCTGCCTCACCGGTGCGCTCGTGGGAGCTCAGGTCGGACTCAGCGAGATTCCCCAACGCTTCATCGACGGCCTCCTCGACGGGAAGGAGATCGTAGCCATGGCGCAGAAGGTGGCGGGCAGATGA
- a CDS encoding VOC family protein, which translates to MSVQVYGCNHVAIEVDDVEKAVAFYQDVFNLEKLDEGEGDAFFKLGAHQFLAMFKVDRVEPSRARHFGIMVRDEKQIAEVRDKLTGKYGIKLIEGFRCDFRDPFGNRIQVVDLHDESLVWLLPYQEVQKVGIKF; encoded by the coding sequence ATGAGTGTCCAAGTCTACGGCTGCAATCACGTCGCCATTGAGGTCGATGATGTGGAGAAGGCGGTGGCCTTCTACCAGGACGTCTTCAATTTGGAAAAGCTCGATGAAGGCGAAGGCGACGCATTCTTCAAGCTGGGTGCGCATCAGTTCCTCGCCATGTTCAAGGTGGACCGCGTAGAGCCATCTCGCGCACGGCACTTTGGCATCATGGTGCGCGATGAAAAACAAATCGCCGAAGTGCGCGACAAGCTCACGGGAAAGTATGGCATCAAGTTGATCGAAGGATTTCGGTGCGACTTCCGCGATCCATTCGGCAACCGCATCCAGGTGGTGGACCTCCATGATGAGTCCCTCGTGTGGCTGCTGCCTTACCAAGAAGTGCAGAAGGTGGGAATCAAGTTCTGA
- a CDS encoding GFA family protein has protein sequence MSTKTTSISGGCACGAIRYEATAEPVVMLHCHCQDCQKASGGPFSSMVVVPREAFTFLQGTPRYHDSPSEAGGKTHRGFCPDCGSPVVIKPDAAPQIIALRTASLDDQSWFSQQIDVWTSDAHPWDKMDPALPKFEKYPPM, from the coding sequence ATGAGCACCAAAACCACTTCAATTTCAGGCGGATGCGCCTGCGGGGCTATTCGCTACGAAGCCACTGCGGAACCGGTGGTGATGCTCCACTGCCATTGTCAGGACTGCCAGAAGGCCAGCGGCGGCCCGTTCTCGTCCATGGTGGTCGTGCCGCGAGAGGCATTCACCTTCCTCCAAGGGACACCGCGCTATCACGACTCACCCAGTGAGGCGGGCGGAAAGACGCATCGTGGCTTCTGCCCGGACTGCGGCTCACCTGTGGTGATCAAGCCCGACGCCGCCCCGCAGATCATCGCGCTTAGAACGGCGAGCCTTGATGACCAGAGCTGGTTCAGCCAGCAAATCGACGTGTGGACTTCGGACGCGCATCCCTGGGATAAGATGGACCCCGCGCTACCGAAGTTCGAAAAGTATCCACCCATGTGA
- a CDS encoding metalloregulator ArsR/SmtB family transcription factor: MVEYESDLLDKTFGALADPTRRRILAQLSEGEICVTDLARPHAMSLAAVSKHVIVLEKAGLVKRRKDGRVHSLALDAKPMEEAQAWLDRYRQFWTANLDGFEKYLEKLQPQKETKPDDDDAHSHN, translated from the coding sequence ATGGTCGAATATGAGTCAGACCTGCTGGACAAGACCTTCGGTGCGCTGGCAGACCCGACGCGGCGGCGGATTCTCGCCCAGCTTTCGGAAGGCGAGATCTGCGTCACCGATTTGGCGCGTCCGCATGCCATGTCCCTCGCGGCCGTATCGAAGCACGTCATCGTGCTGGAAAAGGCCGGCCTGGTAAAACGCCGAAAAGATGGCCGGGTGCACTCCCTGGCCCTAGATGCAAAGCCGATGGAAGAAGCCCAGGCATGGCTGGACCGCTACCGCCAGTTCTGGACGGCGAACCTCGACGGCTTCGAGAAGTATCTGGAGAAACTACAACCTCAAAAGGAGACCAAACCCGATGACGATGATGCCCACAGCCACAACTAA
- a CDS encoding SRPBCC domain-containing protein — translation MMPTATTNELQTPDNATLVLRRVLNAPQELAYEVWTSAEHTKLWMQPEPGMKIPFAIMDVRVGGKFRIQMQNPDGEYFTAAGVFQEVKPPEKLVYTWDWEKDGSGEEFGETEGKETLITVEFIKRGDRTEMIFTHTRFATVESRDNHARGWGRIIDGLARFLEKK, via the coding sequence ATGATGCCCACAGCCACAACTAACGAACTGCAAACGCCCGACAATGCGACGCTGGTACTCAGGCGTGTGCTGAATGCACCGCAGGAGCTGGCGTACGAGGTCTGGACTTCGGCAGAACACACGAAGCTCTGGATGCAGCCCGAGCCGGGCATGAAAATCCCCTTCGCCATCATGGATGTGCGCGTGGGTGGGAAGTTTCGCATCCAGATGCAGAATCCGGATGGCGAGTACTTCACGGCAGCGGGCGTGTTTCAGGAGGTGAAACCTCCCGAAAAGCTGGTCTATACTTGGGACTGGGAGAAGGACGGCAGCGGCGAGGAATTCGGCGAGACCGAGGGAAAAGAAACCCTCATCACCGTGGAGTTCATCAAGCGGGGTGACCGCACGGAGATGATCTTCACACACACCAGATTCGCCACCGTGGAGAGCCGCGACAACCACGCCCGTGGATGGGGCAGAATCATCGACGGACTCGCGAGATTCCTGGAGAAGAAATAA
- a CDS encoding DUF899 domain-containing protein, protein MSTNAILDAPQKSKQEHKVVSREKWIAARKELLKKEKEATRLLDQLSAERRSLPWVKIEKDYVFDGPGGKVKLADLFEGRSQLAIYHFMFGPDWQEGCPSCSYVSDHTNATLPHLTARDVTLVAISRAPLFKIEAFKKRMGWHFNWVSSHASDFNMDFHVSFPKEQTGGGKVEYNYELMEFPSEEAPGLSMFYKDASGDVFHTYSTYGRGLDQLLGTYRILDMAPKGRDEDDLPFGMAWVRYHDRYDTKQAAFADPDKPYWPDVDIEAGTQPKSTTSCGCSSTTAHT, encoded by the coding sequence ATGAGTACCAATGCAATACTAGACGCACCTCAGAAATCGAAGCAGGAGCACAAGGTCGTATCCCGGGAGAAATGGATCGCGGCCCGCAAGGAACTGCTGAAAAAGGAGAAGGAGGCCACCCGCCTGCTCGATCAATTGAGCGCCGAACGACGCAGTCTTCCCTGGGTGAAAATCGAGAAGGACTACGTCTTCGATGGACCCGGCGGGAAAGTGAAACTCGCGGATCTCTTCGAGGGACGCAGCCAGCTCGCCATCTACCACTTCATGTTCGGGCCGGACTGGCAGGAGGGCTGCCCGAGTTGCTCGTATGTGTCTGACCACACCAATGCCACGCTTCCGCATCTCACAGCGCGGGATGTCACGCTGGTGGCCATCTCCCGTGCGCCACTGTTCAAGATTGAAGCCTTCAAGAAGCGCATGGGCTGGCACTTCAACTGGGTGTCCTCCCACGCTTCCGATTTCAACATGGACTTCCACGTCTCCTTCCCCAAGGAGCAGACGGGTGGTGGCAAGGTGGAATACAACTATGAGCTGATGGAATTCCCCAGCGAGGAAGCTCCGGGACTCAGCATGTTCTACAAGGATGCCAGCGGAGACGTCTTCCACACCTACTCCACCTATGGGCGCGGCCTGGATCAACTCCTCGGCACCTATCGCATTCTGGACATGGCACCGAAGGGCCGTGATGAAGATGACCTGCCCTTTGGCATGGCATGGGTACGCTACCACGACCGCTATGACACCAAGCAGGCCGCCTTCGCCGACCCGGACAAGCCTTACTGGCCGGATGTGGATATCGAAGCGGGCACCCAGCCGAAATCCACCACGTCCTGCGGTTGCAGCTCAACCACGGCACACACGTGA
- a CDS encoding PQQ-binding-like beta-propeller repeat protein: MKYLRLALHLFAPTVLCTAALAESASNWPQFRGPGGLGIGTGKPPIELSPETGVLWKVDVPHGHSSPCIWGDKIALTGLDGGKLVTFCLSKTDGRELWRVAAPAEKIEGAHRIGSPAAPTCCTDGERVFAYFGSYGVLAYDWNGEALWKTRLPLPVVEFGTSSSPVVADGKVIIVADQDVGSYMIALDAKTGEEVWRVDRGEFRRGFSTPFVWSHDGMQELVVCGSLWVRSYDLKDGKQRWTSRGMARVSNASPIAADGMLLVSSWNVGGDEDDRVLMDPYADFAAANDADKDGLLTRDEFPTGKIKDRYSQIDADKDGRVSKAEYESMRGMFAASINQIFAIKPGGSGDCTETHVVWQQNKHLPYVSSPVAANGRVFTMKSGGLASAYDAKSGSPIYQAERVDASGDYYASAVAADGRIYVISQRGTVVVLDATSDNLKVLSRTDLKAPVFATPAIVDGVIYIRTDKHLYAFRAQD; encoded by the coding sequence ATGAAGTACCTGAGACTTGCGCTGCACCTTTTCGCGCCTACCGTCCTCTGCACTGCCGCTCTGGCGGAATCTGCATCCAACTGGCCGCAGTTTCGCGGTCCGGGTGGGCTGGGGATTGGCACGGGGAAGCCACCCATCGAACTGTCTCCGGAAACAGGCGTGCTGTGGAAGGTCGACGTACCGCATGGGCATTCCTCTCCCTGCATCTGGGGCGACAAGATCGCACTCACGGGACTGGATGGGGGAAAGCTGGTCACCTTCTGCCTGAGCAAGACGGATGGACGTGAACTCTGGCGCGTGGCGGCGCCGGCGGAGAAAATCGAAGGCGCGCATCGCATTGGCAGTCCTGCGGCGCCGACGTGTTGCACGGACGGTGAGCGGGTGTTTGCCTACTTCGGCTCTTACGGCGTGCTGGCTTATGATTGGAATGGAGAGGCACTGTGGAAAACGCGGCTGCCACTGCCGGTGGTGGAGTTTGGTACGAGCAGCTCGCCCGTGGTGGCGGATGGCAAAGTGATCATCGTGGCGGATCAGGACGTCGGCAGCTACATGATTGCCCTGGATGCAAAGACGGGAGAGGAAGTATGGCGGGTGGATCGCGGCGAATTCCGCCGTGGCTTTTCCACGCCTTTCGTGTGGAGTCACGATGGCATGCAGGAGCTCGTGGTATGTGGTTCGCTTTGGGTGAGGAGTTATGATCTGAAGGATGGCAAGCAGCGCTGGACCAGCCGTGGCATGGCTCGTGTGTCGAATGCCAGCCCCATCGCGGCAGATGGCATGCTCTTGGTCTCCAGCTGGAACGTGGGCGGTGATGAAGACGATCGAGTACTGATGGATCCGTACGCGGACTTCGCCGCTGCCAATGATGCCGACAAGGACGGTCTGCTCACGCGGGATGAGTTTCCCACAGGGAAGATCAAAGACCGCTACTCGCAGATCGATGCGGACAAGGATGGCCGCGTGTCGAAGGCCGAGTATGAATCCATGCGCGGCATGTTCGCCGCTTCGATAAATCAGATCTTTGCCATCAAGCCTGGCGGCAGCGGCGACTGTACGGAGACACATGTGGTCTGGCAGCAGAATAAGCACCTGCCCTATGTCTCTTCTCCCGTCGCGGCGAATGGACGTGTCTTCACGATGAAGAGCGGGGGACTCGCCTCCGCGTATGATGCCAAAAGCGGCAGTCCCATTTACCAGGCGGAACGTGTGGATGCCTCCGGCGACTACTATGCCTCCGCCGTGGCGGCTGATGGTCGCATCTATGTCATCTCCCAGCGCGGCACTGTGGTCGTGCTTGATGCCACCAGCGACAATCTCAAGGTGCTCTCACGCACGGATCTGAAGGCCCCGGTCTTTGCCACTCCTGCCATCGTGGATGGCGTGATTTACATTCGCACGGACAAACATCTGTATGCGTTCCGCGCTCAGGATTGA